One region of Candidatus Dadabacteria bacterium genomic DNA includes:
- the ilvD gene encoding dihydroxy-acid dehydratase — translation MATKNPKKKETPRKYSSIYVEGAHRAPSRSMLRAVGFTDRDFKKPVVGIASTWSMVTPCNMHIDQLARHGAAGANKAGGKSIIFNTITVSDGISMGTPGMRYSLVSREVIADSIETVAAGEGFDGIVAIGGCDKNMPGCLMAMARLNRPSVFVYGGTILPGNYRGKDVDIVSVFEAVGAHSNRDITDSELKEIESCAIPGPGSCGGMYTANTMASAIEALGMSLPNSSAQAAVSKDKVEDCRNAGAAVLNLIGENITPRDIMTKKAFLNAITVVVALGGSTNSVLHLLAMANATGVRLTIDDFTRVGKKVPVLADLKPSGQYMMSDFCRIGGLTPLLRILLDEGLLHGDCMTVTGKTLKQNLRGVKRYPRGQKIVHTVKNPIKESAHIVILKGNIAPEGAVAKITGKEGNSFTGEAIVFNSEEQSLKAILDGRVKKGHVIVIRYEGPKGGPGMREMLAPTAAVMGKGLGGDVALITDGRFSGGTHGFVVGHITPEAVDGGTLALIRNGDEITIDAKSRKITLNVSEKELEKRKKNWKKPTAKEKAGVLAKYSRLVSSASQGAVTDRV, via the coding sequence TTGGCAACGAAAAACCCGAAAAAGAAAGAAACCCCCAGGAAATATTCCTCGATTTACGTGGAAGGAGCGCACAGGGCCCCTAGCCGTTCAATGCTGAGAGCCGTGGGCTTTACAGACAGGGATTTCAAGAAACCCGTCGTAGGAATAGCGTCAACCTGGAGCATGGTAACGCCATGCAACATGCACATAGACCAGCTTGCAAGACACGGGGCCGCCGGGGCGAACAAGGCCGGAGGCAAATCCATAATCTTCAACACGATTACCGTATCCGACGGAATATCGATGGGGACCCCGGGAATGAGATACTCCCTTGTATCAAGGGAAGTCATCGCCGATTCCATTGAAACGGTGGCAGCGGGAGAGGGATTTGACGGCATCGTGGCCATAGGAGGGTGCGACAAGAACATGCCCGGGTGCCTCATGGCGATGGCGAGGCTTAACAGGCCGTCTGTGTTCGTCTACGGCGGAACGATACTTCCCGGAAACTACAGGGGGAAGGACGTGGACATCGTCTCGGTATTTGAAGCCGTGGGGGCGCACTCAAACAGAGACATCACCGATTCAGAGCTTAAGGAGATAGAGTCCTGCGCGATTCCCGGGCCCGGTTCCTGCGGGGGGATGTACACCGCGAACACCATGGCTTCAGCGATAGAGGCCCTGGGCATGAGCCTTCCCAACAGCTCGGCCCAGGCGGCAGTCTCGAAGGACAAGGTCGAGGACTGCAGAAACGCGGGAGCGGCGGTCTTGAACCTCATAGGAGAAAACATAACGCCGCGGGACATAATGACGAAAAAGGCCTTCCTGAACGCCATAACGGTAGTCGTAGCTCTCGGGGGCTCAACCAACTCGGTGCTTCACCTGCTCGCGATGGCGAACGCGACGGGGGTGCGGCTCACGATAGACGACTTCACTAGGGTCGGGAAAAAAGTTCCGGTGCTGGCCGACCTCAAGCCGAGCGGGCAGTACATGATGTCCGATTTCTGCAGGATAGGAGGGCTCACCCCTCTGCTCAGGATTCTCCTTGACGAAGGGCTTCTTCACGGAGACTGCATGACGGTGACCGGAAAGACCCTGAAGCAGAATCTCCGCGGAGTGAAGAGATACCCCAGAGGACAGAAGATAGTCCACACCGTGAAAAACCCGATAAAGGAATCGGCCCATATAGTGATTCTCAAGGGAAATATCGCGCCTGAGGGGGCGGTGGCGAAAATAACCGGCAAGGAGGGGAACTCCTTTACCGGAGAGGCCATAGTGTTTAACTCTGAGGAGCAGAGCCTCAAGGCGATTCTCGACGGAAGGGTAAAGAAAGGGCACGTTATAGTGATAAGGTACGAAGGCCCCAAGGGAGGGCCGGGAATGAGGGAGATGCTCGCTCCGACCGCGGCCGTGATGGGCAAGGGGCTCGGAGGGGACGTGGCGCTCATAACGGACGGCCGTTTCTCGGGGGGAACGCACGGCTTCGTCGTGGGACACATAACGCCCGAGGCGGTTGACGGCGGCACCTTGGCGCTCATAAGGAACGGGGATGAGATAACTATTGACGCGAAAAGCAGAAAAATAACCCTGAACGTATCGGAAAAGGAGCTGGAAAAGAGAAAAAAAAACTGGAAGAAGCCGACGGCCAAGGAGAAGGCCGGCGTGCTCGCGAAATACTCGAGACTTGTTTCCTCCGCTTCCCAGGGCGCGGTAACCGACAGGGTCTAG